A region of Mesorhizobium sp. AR02 DNA encodes the following proteins:
- the hmgA gene encoding homogentisate 1,2-dioxygenase: MAFSYMPGFGNDFETETLPGSLPQGRNSPQRPAYGLYAEQLSGSPFTAPRGTNERSWLYRIRPSVKHTGRFKAANYPLWKTAPNVGDHELALGQYRWNPVPMPKEPTDFIKGMRSITTAGDVLGQTGMAAHVYVANTSMVDDHFFNADGELLVVPQVGALRLVTEMGVIELRPGEIAVLPRGLVFKVELVDRQVRGYVCENYGAKLTLPDRGPIGANCLANPRDFKTPCAWFEEKETPCRLIVKWCGNFHVTEIGHSPLDVVAWHGNYAPYKYDLATFSPVGAILFDHPDPSIFTVLTAPSGEEGTANIDFVIFPPRWLVAEDTFRPPWYHRNIMSEFMGLIHGQYDAKEEGFVPGGISLHNLMLAHGPDAPGFEKASRADLKPVKLDNTMAFMFETRFPQMLTRYGAELETRQDNYIDCWADLKKRFNGTPEGDWS; encoded by the coding sequence ATGGCCTTTTCCTACATGCCGGGCTTCGGCAACGATTTCGAGACTGAAACCTTGCCCGGCTCGCTGCCGCAGGGGCGGAACTCGCCGCAGCGGCCGGCCTACGGCCTTTATGCCGAGCAACTTTCGGGCTCGCCCTTCACCGCCCCGCGCGGCACCAACGAGCGCTCCTGGCTCTATCGCATCCGGCCGAGCGTCAAGCACACCGGCCGCTTCAAGGCGGCGAACTATCCCTTGTGGAAGACAGCCCCCAATGTCGGCGATCACGAGCTGGCGCTCGGCCAGTATCGCTGGAACCCGGTGCCGATGCCGAAGGAGCCGACCGATTTTATCAAGGGCATGCGCAGCATAACCACGGCCGGCGACGTGCTCGGACAGACCGGCATGGCGGCGCATGTCTATGTCGCCAACACATCGATGGTCGACGACCATTTCTTCAATGCCGATGGCGAGTTGCTGGTCGTGCCGCAGGTCGGCGCCTTGCGCCTCGTCACCGAGATGGGTGTCATTGAGCTTCGGCCCGGCGAGATCGCCGTGCTGCCGCGCGGCCTCGTCTTCAAGGTCGAGTTGGTCGACAGGCAAGTACGCGGCTATGTCTGCGAGAACTACGGCGCCAAGCTGACATTACCCGACCGCGGCCCGATCGGCGCTAATTGCCTGGCCAATCCGCGCGATTTCAAGACGCCTTGCGCCTGGTTCGAGGAGAAGGAAACGCCCTGCCGGCTGATCGTGAAATGGTGCGGGAATTTCCATGTCACCGAGATCGGCCATTCGCCGCTCGACGTCGTCGCCTGGCATGGCAACTACGCACCCTATAAATATGATCTGGCGACCTTTTCGCCGGTCGGCGCCATCCTGTTCGATCACCCCGATCCGTCGATCTTCACCGTGCTGACCGCCCCAAGCGGCGAGGAGGGCACCGCCAATATCGACTTCGTCATCTTCCCGCCGCGCTGGCTGGTGGCGGAAGATACGTTCCGGCCGCCCTGGTATCACCGCAACATCATGAGCGAGTTCATGGGGCTGATCCACGGCCAGTACGATGCCAAGGAAGAAGGCTTTGTGCCCGGCGGCATCAGCCTGCACAATCTGATGCTGGCCCATGGTCCGGATGCACCTGGCTTCGAAAAGGCCTCGCGCGCGGATCTGAAACCGGTCAAGCTCGACAACACCATGGCCTTCATGTTCGAGACCCGCTTTCCGCAGATGCTGACCCGCTACGGCGCCGAACTGGAAACCCGGCAGGACAATTACATCGACTGCTGGGCAGACCTGAAGAAGCGCTTCAATGGCACGCCCGAGGGCGACTGGTCTTGA
- a CDS encoding MarR family winged helix-turn-helix transcriptional regulator has translation MEPDILELESFLPYRLYRLADAVSREFSKIYRDRHGLTRPEWRTLSGLGQRGTMTATELGEQSAMHKTKVSRAVAELERRRWLTRTPDETDRRVEHLALTKAGLAAYREMVPLAKAFERELLARLSNQERAAIARGVAALEMALGGK, from the coding sequence ATGGAACCCGACATTCTGGAACTGGAAAGTTTCCTGCCCTACCGGCTCTACCGGCTGGCTGATGCTGTCAGCCGCGAATTCTCGAAAATCTACCGTGATCGCCACGGGCTGACCCGACCGGAGTGGCGCACGCTTTCAGGCCTCGGCCAGCGCGGCACGATGACGGCGACAGAGCTCGGCGAGCAGTCGGCCATGCACAAGACCAAGGTGTCGCGCGCCGTCGCCGAACTTGAGCGGCGTCGCTGGCTGACGCGCACGCCTGACGAGACCGACCGCCGGGTCGAGCATCTGGCGTTGACCAAGGCGGGACTTGCCGCCTATCGCGAGATGGTGCCGCTGGCGAAGGCGTTCGAGCGGGAATTGTTGGCGAGGCTGAGCAACCAGGAGCGGGCTGCGATCGCGAGGGGAGTGGCTGCGCTGGAGATGGCGCTGGGCGGAAAGTAG
- the tdh gene encoding L-threonine 3-dehydrogenase, producing the protein MSNMMKALVKAKAEPGIWMEEVPVPEIGPNDVLIKVKKTAICGTDVHIYNWDQWAQKTVPVPMVTGHEFVGTVADFGAAVTEYKVGQRVSGEGHIVCGHCRNCRAGRGHLCRNTLGVGVNRPGAFGEYLAIPQHNVVPIPDDVPDEIAAIFDPLGNAVHTALSFDLVGEDVLVTGAGPIGIMGALVAQCVGARKVVITDINPVRLALAKKLGVQHVVDASKEKLRDVMPVLGMTEGFDVGLEMSGAAPAFRDMIDTMNNGGKIAILGIAPTGFEIDWNKVIFKMLHLKGIYGREMFETWYKMIALVQGPLDVSGLITHRIGIDDFQTGFDAMRSGSSGKVVMDW; encoded by the coding sequence ATGTCGAATATGATGAAGGCGCTGGTGAAGGCCAAGGCCGAGCCGGGCATCTGGATGGAAGAGGTGCCGGTGCCGGAGATCGGCCCCAACGACGTGCTGATCAAGGTCAAGAAGACCGCGATCTGCGGCACCGACGTCCACATCTACAATTGGGATCAGTGGGCACAGAAGACGGTGCCGGTGCCGATGGTGACCGGCCATGAATTTGTTGGCACCGTCGCCGATTTCGGCGCGGCGGTCACTGAATACAAGGTCGGTCAGCGCGTCTCGGGTGAAGGCCACATCGTCTGCGGTCATTGCCGCAACTGCCGGGCGGGCAGAGGGCATCTGTGCCGCAACACACTCGGCGTCGGCGTCAATAGGCCGGGTGCCTTCGGCGAATATCTGGCGATCCCGCAGCACAATGTCGTGCCGATCCCTGACGACGTGCCGGACGAGATCGCCGCGATCTTCGATCCCTTGGGCAATGCCGTCCACACGGCATTGTCCTTCGACCTCGTCGGCGAAGATGTGCTGGTCACCGGCGCCGGGCCGATCGGCATCATGGGCGCGCTGGTGGCGCAATGCGTCGGTGCGCGAAAAGTGGTCATCACCGACATCAACCCGGTACGGCTGGCCTTGGCCAAAAAACTTGGCGTCCAGCATGTCGTCGATGCCTCGAAGGAAAAGCTGCGCGATGTGATGCCGGTGCTCGGCATGACCGAGGGTTTTGACGTCGGCCTCGAAATGTCGGGCGCGGCCCCCGCCTTCCGCGACATGATCGACACCATGAACAATGGCGGCAAGATCGCCATTCTCGGCATCGCCCCTACCGGCTTCGAGATCGACTGGAACAAGGTCATCTTCAAGATGCTGCATCTCAAGGGCATCTACGGCCGCGAGATGTTCGAGACCTGGTACAAGATGATCGCGCTGGTACAGGGCCCGCTCGATGTAAGCGGGTTAATCACGCACCGGATTGGGATCGACGATTTCCAGACGGGCTTCGATGCGATGAGGAGCGGCAGTTCGGGCAAAGTGGTGATGGACTGGTAG
- a CDS encoding glycine C-acetyltransferase yields MTAAFLSHIDSELAGLKSAGLYKSERVISSMQSAEIEVGGEKVLNFCANNYLGLADSADLRKAATQALDRYGYGMASVRFICGTQEEHKQLEATISSFLGLEDTILYGSCFDANGGLFETLLGEDDAIISDALNHASIIDGVRLSKAKRFRYANNDMADLEARLKEAKDCRFRLIATDGVFSMDGIIANLKGVCDLADKYDAMVMVDDSHAVGFVGKNGRGSAEHCGVEGRVDIITGTLGKALGGASGGYTSGKSQVVDWLRQRSRPYLFSNTLMPAIAGASIKVFDLIRNGDALRERLYANAARFRSQMGKLGFTLAGADHPIIPVMLGDATLAQEMAARMLKRGIYVIGFSFPVVPKGQARIRTQMSAAHSSADIDRAVEAFGAVGRELGVIS; encoded by the coding sequence ATGACCGCAGCATTTCTATCCCATATCGACAGCGAGCTTGCCGGGCTCAAATCGGCTGGCCTCTACAAGTCCGAGCGGGTGATTTCCTCGATGCAGTCGGCTGAGATCGAGGTCGGCGGCGAGAAAGTGCTGAATTTTTGCGCCAACAACTATCTTGGCCTCGCCGACAGCGCCGACCTGCGAAAGGCGGCCACCCAGGCGCTCGACCGTTATGGCTACGGCATGGCCTCGGTGCGCTTCATCTGCGGCACGCAGGAGGAACACAAGCAACTCGAGGCGACGATTTCATCTTTCCTCGGACTGGAGGACACCATCCTCTATGGATCCTGCTTCGACGCCAATGGTGGCCTGTTCGAGACGCTGCTTGGCGAGGATGACGCGATCATTTCGGATGCGCTGAATCACGCCTCGATCATCGATGGCGTCAGGTTGTCAAAGGCCAAGCGCTTCCGCTACGCCAACAATGACATGGCCGATCTTGAGGCGCGGCTGAAGGAAGCGAAGGATTGCCGCTTCCGGCTGATCGCCACCGACGGCGTGTTTTCGATGGACGGCATCATCGCCAACCTCAAAGGCGTCTGCGATCTTGCCGACAAATACGATGCGATGGTCATGGTCGACGACAGCCATGCGGTCGGCTTCGTCGGCAAAAATGGCCGCGGTTCGGCTGAGCATTGCGGCGTCGAGGGCAGGGTCGACATCATCACAGGCACGCTAGGCAAGGCACTCGGCGGCGCTTCCGGCGGCTATACCTCGGGCAAAAGCCAGGTGGTCGACTGGCTGCGCCAGCGCTCGCGGCCCTATCTCTTTTCCAACACGTTAATGCCGGCGATCGCCGGCGCCTCGATCAAGGTCTTCGACCTGATCCGCAATGGCGACGCATTGCGCGAACGCCTCTATGCCAATGCGGCGCGGTTCAGGTCGCAGATGGGCAAGCTCGGCTTCACGCTGGCAGGGGCCGACCACCCGATCATCCCGGTGATGCTGGGCGATGCGACGCTGGCGCAGGAGATGGCGGCGCGCATGCTGAAGCGCGGCATCTATGTCATCGGCTTTTCCTTCCCGGTGGTGCCGAAAGGCCAGGCGCGCATCCGCACCCAGATGTCGGCGGCGCATTCCAGCGCCGATATCGACCGTGCGGTGGAGGCTTTTGGCGCGGTCGGCAGGGAGCTGGGCGTCATTTCCTGA
- a CDS encoding putative bifunctional diguanylate cyclase/phosphodiesterase, with amino-acid sequence MSQQPVQTVSGKLILLIKAGYWLALLIIAAMVAASFVLLQQTMATQQHNHTLLDIVSTQKTLSQRIVFLASATGAASRDKQPALVGALKQATAEFETNYDLLLKQTGADPESPAKLDPKSIESVLFAKPFHLDYFSVGLIANGDRLISALESRLNLDNEGYKGGAERVNLDASVANATLSGYAALGQRISAEADERSEKLLTLHRTLFYATLGVILLVALFIFRPMSNAILRKTRELVDARNSMAFIAVHDGLTGLHNRTFLTDHFDTLIKGAHRRRERLAVVQLDLDRFKQINDTLGHAAGDYVLVITAQRMRDSCRASDLCARLGGDEFVMILNGAGSTEDINMLARRILAHINEPIVFQGTTILPGASGGIAVYPIDANNAQDLLVHADLALYSAKKMGGGNFSFFSEELRRELDYRKQLEHDIKVAIAERAFQVYFQPQVSLTDGTISGIEALVRWNHHERGMISPGEFIPVAEKCGFMPEIGRIVISKAINEAAEWNRAGIAFGRLAVNVSGTELREHDFDAFLFETLEKAGLPPQKLSLEIVESVILDDEKTGIAAKLRHIRAAGVHLELDDFGTGYASLSHVNPNEIDRLKIDRRFVQNIHENGDNSKIVRAITELARGLGISIVAEGAETEAELDSLMAIGCDQVQGYSIAFPMPQDKALEWLTARMPKKAKLRVLQGSLA; translated from the coding sequence ATGTCGCAGCAGCCGGTGCAAACCGTTTCAGGCAAGCTCATACTGCTGATCAAGGCCGGCTATTGGCTGGCGCTGCTGATCATTGCCGCCATGGTGGCGGCCTCCTTCGTCCTGCTGCAGCAGACGATGGCCACGCAGCAGCACAACCACACCTTGCTCGACATCGTCAGCACGCAGAAGACCTTGTCGCAACGCATCGTCTTCCTGGCCAGTGCAACAGGTGCCGCCTCGCGTGACAAGCAGCCGGCGCTGGTCGGCGCGCTCAAGCAGGCCACGGCGGAGTTCGAGACCAACTACGATCTGCTGCTCAAGCAGACCGGCGCGGATCCGGAATCGCCGGCCAAGCTCGATCCGAAGTCGATCGAGAGCGTGCTTTTCGCCAAGCCCTTCCATCTCGACTATTTCTCGGTCGGGCTGATCGCCAATGGCGACCGTCTGATCTCAGCCCTTGAATCGCGACTCAATCTCGACAATGAGGGCTACAAAGGCGGCGCCGAACGCGTGAACCTCGATGCCTCGGTCGCCAATGCCACCTTGTCGGGCTATGCCGCGCTCGGACAGCGCATCAGCGCCGAAGCCGACGAGCGCTCCGAAAAGCTGCTCACCCTGCACCGCACGCTGTTCTACGCCACACTCGGCGTCATCCTGCTGGTGGCGCTGTTCATCTTCAGGCCGATGTCCAACGCGATCCTGCGCAAGACGCGTGAACTGGTCGATGCGCGCAATTCGATGGCCTTCATCGCGGTTCATGACGGCCTGACCGGCCTGCACAACCGCACCTTCCTGACCGATCATTTCGACACGCTGATCAAGGGCGCGCACCGGCGGCGCGAACGCCTGGCTGTCGTCCAGCTCGACCTCGACCGCTTCAAGCAAATCAACGATACGCTCGGCCACGCCGCCGGCGACTATGTCCTGGTCATCACGGCACAGCGCATGCGCGATTCCTGCCGGGCGTCGGATCTGTGTGCGCGGCTCGGTGGCGACGAATTCGTGATGATCCTCAATGGAGCGGGCAGCACCGAGGACATCAACATGCTCGCGCGGCGCATCCTGGCGCACATCAACGAGCCGATCGTCTTCCAGGGCACCACCATTCTTCCGGGCGCCAGCGGCGGCATCGCCGTCTATCCGATCGATGCCAACAATGCGCAGGACCTGCTCGTCCATGCCGATCTGGCGCTTTATTCCGCCAAGAAAATGGGCGGTGGTAACTTCTCGTTCTTCTCGGAGGAATTGCGCCGCGAGCTCGACTACCGCAAGCAGCTCGAACACGACATCAAGGTCGCCATCGCCGAGCGGGCATTCCAGGTTTATTTCCAGCCGCAGGTTTCCCTGACCGACGGCACCATCAGCGGCATCGAAGCCCTGGTGCGATGGAACCATCACGAGCGCGGCATGATCTCGCCGGGCGAATTCATTCCGGTCGCCGAAAAATGCGGCTTCATGCCGGAGATCGGCCGCATCGTCATCAGCAAGGCAATCAACGAGGCCGCCGAATGGAACCGTGCCGGGATTGCCTTCGGCCGGCTTGCCGTCAATGTCTCGGGCACCGAGTTGCGCGAGCACGATTTCGATGCGTTTCTGTTCGAGACGCTGGAAAAGGCCGGGCTGCCGCCGCAGAAACTGTCGCTGGAAATCGTCGAATCCGTCATTCTGGATGACGAGAAGACGGGCATCGCGGCAAAGCTGCGTCACATCAGGGCCGCTGGCGTCCATCTGGAACTCGATGATTTCGGCACTGGCTATGCGTCGCTCAGCCACGTCAATCCCAACGAGATCGACCGGCTCAAGATCGACCGCCGCTTCGTCCAGAACATCCATGAGAATGGCGACAACTCGAAGATCGTGCGCGCCATCACCGAACTTGCCCGCGGCCTCGGCATCTCCATCGTCGCCGAGGGTGCTGAAACCGAGGCCGAACTCGACTCGCTGATGGCGATCGGCTGCGACCAGGTGCAGGGCTATTCCATCGCCTTCCCGATGCCGCAGGACAAGGCTTTGGAGTGGCTGACCGCCCGCATGCCGAAGAAGGCCAAACTGCGGGTCTTGCAGGGTAGCCTGGCGTAG
- a CDS encoding polysaccharide deacetylase family protein, producing MSAWPAYGADRTIYLTFDDGPLNGTSNILDVLAAEQVPATLFMVGMHAEASASNKALVRRAKAMPLVTIGNHSYSHAYNHYRHFYSDTEGVVADMLMANAVLGLKPAVHARLPGRDVFRLPSMSKNDNSLGQAQAGREDPDYEFVAASGFYLYGWDHEWVHKDSGEPVQSVDHLVSEIDHLFGYGHFAKPGKLILLMHDEMFQDRFDGKTQLTNLITALKLRHYAFGAIPGYDN from the coding sequence ATGTCCGCATGGCCGGCCTACGGGGCGGATCGCACCATCTATCTCACCTTCGACGATGGCCCGCTGAACGGCACCAGCAACATTCTCGACGTGTTGGCGGCAGAGCAGGTTCCGGCAACGCTGTTCATGGTCGGCATGCATGCCGAGGCCAGTGCATCCAACAAAGCGCTGGTGCGGCGCGCCAAGGCGATGCCGCTGGTGACGATCGGCAACCACAGCTACAGCCACGCCTACAATCACTACCGGCACTTCTACAGCGACACGGAAGGGGTGGTTGCCGACATGCTCATGGCGAATGCCGTGCTGGGCCTGAAGCCCGCGGTGCATGCGCGCCTGCCGGGGCGCGATGTGTTCCGGCTGCCTTCGATGTCAAAGAACGACAACTCGCTCGGGCAGGCACAAGCCGGCCGTGAGGATCCCGATTACGAGTTCGTCGCGGCTTCCGGCTTCTATCTCTATGGCTGGGACCATGAATGGGTGCACAAGGACAGCGGTGAGCCGGTCCAGAGCGTCGATCATCTGGTCAGCGAAATCGATCATCTGTTCGGCTATGGTCACTTCGCCAAGCCGGGCAAGCTGATCCTTTTGATGCATGACGAGATGTTCCAGGACAGGTTTGACGGCAAGACGCAGCTGACCAACCTGATCACTGCGCTAAAACTGCGCCATTATGCTTTTGGAGCGATTCCGGGCTATGACAACTGA
- a CDS encoding MarR family winged helix-turn-helix transcriptional regulator, whose product MTPFERPPVGMNLGRTAKLVAQAFDAALVEAGGTLPVWLTLLSVKSNGLANQRELASMIGIQGATLTHHLNAMEAQGLLTRRRDPVNRRVHLVELTEAGEALFETLRQAALVFDRRLRTGLPDDRLAEFAQVLAALRDNVEG is encoded by the coding sequence ATGACGCCTTTTGAACGCCCGCCAGTCGGCATGAATCTCGGCCGCACCGCCAAGCTTGTTGCGCAGGCCTTCGACGCCGCTCTAGTCGAGGCCGGCGGTACATTGCCGGTCTGGCTGACGCTGCTGTCGGTTAAGTCGAATGGGCTAGCCAATCAGCGCGAGCTCGCCAGCATGATCGGCATCCAGGGCGCGACGCTCACCCACCACCTCAACGCGATGGAGGCGCAGGGCCTGCTGACCCGGCGCCGCGATCCCGTTAACCGCCGGGTTCATCTGGTCGAATTGACGGAGGCGGGAGAAGCGCTGTTCGAGACATTGCGACAAGCCGCACTTGTCTTCGACAGGCGGCTTCGAACAGGACTGCCCGACGATCGCCTGGCCGAGTTTGCACAGGTGCTGGCGGCATTGCGGGACAATGTGGAAGGCTAG
- a CDS encoding IS630 family transposase (programmed frameshift), with protein MTRPLSNDLRERVVAAVLGGESRRSAAKRFGISISAAVKLLQRHETTGSVAPGKMGGHRKRVLEPHRAFIEARIREMPHLTLHGLKDELAGRGVKVSHNAVWLFLRREGLSFKKTLFALEQARADIARRRQRWRSWQSGLDPQCLVFIDETWIKTNMAPLRGWGPKGKRLRGLAPHGHWRTLTFLGALRWDRLAAPCVFDGPINGQCFRAYVEQQLLTVLKPGDIVVMDNLGSHKSTAIRQMIKAAGARLWYLPPYSPDLNPIEQAFAKIKHWMRQAQKRTIEDTWRHIGHLVETIEAAECKNYFVNAGYASVKT; from the exons ATGACTCGACCTCTTTCCAATGATCTTCGCGAGCGGGTTGTGGCTGCGGTTTTGGGTGGCGAGAGCCGCAGGTCGGCCGCCAAACGGTTTGGCATTTCGATTTCAGCCGCTGTGAAGCTGTTGCAGCGCCATGAGACGACGGGCTCGGTGGCACCAGGCAAGATGGGTGGACATCGTAAGAGGGTGCTGGAGCCGCACCGTGCCTTCATCGAGGCACGCATACGTGAGATGCCGCATCTGACACTGCACGGTCTGAAGGATGAGTTGGCCGGTCGCGGGGTCAAGGTCTCGCACAATGCGGTGTGGCTGTTCCTGCGCCGCGAGGGCCTGAGCTTC AAAAAAACGCTGTTCGCCCTCGAGCAGGCGCGGGCTGATATTGCCCGCAGGCGCCAGCGATGGCGATCCTGGCAGAGCGGCCTCGATCCGCAGTGCCTGGTCTTCATCGACGAGACCTGGATCAAGACCAACATGGCTCCGCTGCGAGGTTGGGGGCCGAAGGGCAAGCGGCTGCGCGGCCTGGCTCCGCACGGCCACTGGCGCACGCTGACCTTCCTTGGCGCGCTACGCTGGGATCGGCTCGCGGCTCCTTGCGTCTTCGACGGACCGATCAACGGCCAATGCTTTCGCGCCTATGTCGAGCAGCAGCTCCTCACCGTGCTGAAGCCTGGCGACATTGTCGTCATGGACAATCTCGGAAGTCATAAATCGACAGCCATCAGGCAGATGATCAAGGCTGCCGGCGCCAGGCTTTGGTACCTGCCGCCCTACTCTCCGGACCTCAATCCGATCGAGCAGGCCTTCGCCAAGATCAAACACTGGATGCGCCAAGCTCAGAAACGCACCATCGAGGACACGTGGCGCCACATCGGCCACCTCGTCGAAACCATCGAGGCAGCCGAATGCAAGAACTACTTCGTAAATGCCGGATACGCTTCCGTCAAAACGTGA
- a CDS encoding phytanoyl-CoA dioxygenase family protein yields the protein MKADNFAKLRSDRVWLTADMCSIDDFAASTQRTTNLADYPFASEVKKNVLIYDGAAVRAAAADPARRKALLAEWVEAMTDGPGVVVFRGAFEDVAPVDAATEAFNTIIAEERAAGAGGGDHFAKPGANDRVWNALEKLCLRDPATFAAYYGNDIIALISEAWLGPAYQVTSQVNNVRPGGASQSAHRDYHLGFQTASVIERYPVHVHRISPVLTLQGAVAHCDMPVESGPTLYLPYSQTYLPGYLAMNRPEFQAYFTSHHVQLPLKKGDAAFFNPALFHAAGTNRSADIQRMANLLQVSSAYGRAMESVDRTRMSAALYPIVQRMLGDGSLTRQAAENAIASSAEGYSFPTNLDRDPPLGGLAPETQQALFHRALDAGWEPAVFVEALEKQARQKLT from the coding sequence GTGAAGGCCGACAATTTTGCCAAGCTCAGATCCGATCGTGTCTGGCTAACCGCCGATATGTGCAGCATCGACGATTTTGCGGCGTCCACGCAACGGACCACAAATCTGGCGGACTATCCGTTCGCGTCCGAGGTGAAGAAGAACGTCCTGATCTATGACGGTGCGGCGGTGCGCGCGGCCGCTGCCGATCCGGCCCGGCGCAAGGCGCTTCTCGCCGAATGGGTCGAGGCGATGACCGACGGCCCGGGTGTCGTCGTCTTTCGCGGCGCTTTCGAAGATGTGGCTCCAGTCGATGCCGCCACCGAGGCTTTCAACACCATCATCGCCGAGGAGCGCGCGGCCGGGGCAGGCGGCGGCGATCATTTTGCCAAGCCCGGCGCCAACGACCGGGTGTGGAACGCGTTGGAGAAGCTTTGCCTGCGCGACCCCGCAACCTTTGCCGCCTATTACGGCAACGACATTATCGCGCTGATATCGGAGGCTTGGCTCGGTCCGGCCTATCAAGTCACATCGCAGGTGAACAATGTCAGGCCGGGCGGCGCGTCCCAGTCGGCGCACCGGGATTATCATCTCGGCTTCCAGACCGCATCGGTCATCGAACGCTATCCGGTGCATGTCCATCGGATTTCGCCTGTGCTGACGCTTCAGGGCGCGGTCGCTCATTGCGACATGCCGGTGGAAAGCGGTCCGACGCTTTACCTGCCTTATTCGCAGACCTATCTGCCTGGATACCTGGCAATGAACCGCCCCGAATTCCAAGCCTATTTCACCTCGCATCATGTTCAACTGCCCCTGAAGAAAGGGGATGCGGCGTTCTTCAATCCGGCGCTGTTCCACGCCGCTGGCACCAACCGGTCGGCCGACATCCAGCGCATGGCGAACCTGTTGCAGGTCTCATCGGCCTATGGCCGCGCCATGGAGAGTGTGGACCGGACCCGCATGAGCGCGGCCCTCTATCCAATTGTCCAGCGCATGCTGGGCGATGGCAGCCTGACCAGGCAAGCGGCTGAGAATGCTATAGCGTCGTCGGCGGAAGGCTATTCTTTTCCGACCAATCTCGATCGCGACCCGCCGCTCGGCGGCCTTGCACCGGAAACACAGCAGGCGCTTTTCCATCGCGCACTGGATGCAGGTTGGGAACCGGCCGTCTTCGTGGAGGCGCTCGAGAAGCAGGCGCGCCAGAAGCTGACCTGA
- a CDS encoding LacI family DNA-binding transcriptional regulator, with protein MSHPFLVKDIAQQAGVSIATVDRVLHGRSGVRQHTVRRIEQAIRDLETQRSQLGLSGRKFILDLVMEAPLRFTEAVRAALEAEMPGLHPAVFRSRYHLAEMRAASNTVSLLEAIARRGSNGIFLKAPDIPEIAAAVDRVVQSGIPVVTLVTDLPNSRRLAYVGVDNRAAGETAAYLIGAWLGGRRADVLVTLSSNRFRGEEEREIGFRRALRDNLPDLGIVDISEGHGIDRATGELVRTALKNHPNIAAVYSIGGGNASIVQAFAELKRPCRVFIGHDLDADNLDLLRSRRISAVLHHDLRQDMRTACIHIMRAQGALPKSVAPSASNIQIITPFNMPA; from the coding sequence ATGTCGCATCCATTCCTGGTGAAGGACATCGCCCAGCAGGCCGGCGTCAGCATCGCCACGGTCGACCGCGTCCTACATGGGCGCAGCGGCGTGCGTCAGCACACTGTTCGCCGCATCGAGCAGGCGATCCGCGACCTGGAAACGCAGCGCTCCCAGCTCGGCTTGTCCGGCCGCAAATTCATTCTCGATCTTGTCATGGAAGCTCCGTTGCGCTTCACCGAGGCGGTGCGCGCCGCGCTGGAGGCCGAGATGCCGGGCCTGCACCCGGCCGTGTTCCGGTCACGCTACCACCTTGCCGAAATGAGAGCGGCTTCGAACACCGTCTCCCTGCTCGAAGCGATTGCCCGCCGCGGCAGCAACGGTATTTTCCTGAAGGCACCTGATATTCCGGAGATAGCAGCCGCGGTGGATCGAGTCGTTCAGTCGGGAATACCTGTTGTGACGCTGGTCACCGATCTGCCGAACAGCCGGAGGCTGGCCTATGTCGGCGTCGACAACCGCGCCGCCGGCGAAACGGCTGCCTATCTGATCGGCGCATGGCTTGGCGGACGTCGTGCCGATGTCCTGGTCACCTTGAGCAGCAACCGCTTTCGGGGCGAGGAGGAGCGCGAAATCGGCTTTCGCCGCGCCTTGCGCGACAACCTTCCCGATCTTGGGATCGTCGACATCAGCGAAGGGCACGGCATCGATCGCGCGACGGGCGAGTTGGTCCGCACCGCGCTGAAAAATCATCCAAACATTGCGGCTGTGTATTCCATCGGCGGGGGAAACGCCTCCATCGTGCAGGCATTCGCCGAGTTGAAACGGCCCTGCCGGGTGTTCATCGGCCACGATCTCGACGCCGACAATCTCGACTTGCTGCGAAGCCGACGCATTTCGGCCGTGCTGCATCACGATCTCAGGCAAGACATGCGCACGGCCTGCATCCACATCATGCGGGCACAGGGCGCGTTGCCGAAATCGGTCGCGCCAAGCGCGTCCAACATCCAGATCATCACGCCGTTCAACATGCCGGCCTGA